The Paraburkholderia sp. ZP32-5 genome includes a window with the following:
- a CDS encoding phosphoribosylaminoimidazolesuccinocarboxamide synthase, translated as MSTLYESTLRSLPLLGRGKVRDNYAVGNDQLLIVTTDRLSAFDVIMGEPIPNKGRVLNAMANFWFDKLQHVVPNHLTGVTPESVVAADEAEQVKGRAVVVKRLEPILVEAVVRGYLAGSGWKDYQATGSVCGVQLPPGLQNAQKLPEPIFTPAAKAEMGHHDENITYDEMERRIGTELSATIRDISIRLYKEAADYAATRGIIIADTKFEFGLDNHGKLYLMDEALTADSSRFWPADQYQVGTNPPSFDKQFVRDWLETQPWKKEPPAPKLPDDVVTKTGEKYQEALERLTGHKLD; from the coding sequence ATGTCTACCCTCTACGAATCCACGCTCCGCTCGCTGCCGCTGCTCGGCCGCGGTAAAGTCCGCGACAACTATGCGGTGGGCAACGACCAGTTGCTGATCGTCACGACCGACCGTCTGTCGGCGTTCGACGTGATCATGGGCGAGCCGATTCCGAACAAGGGCCGCGTGCTCAACGCCATGGCGAACTTCTGGTTCGACAAGCTCCAGCACGTGGTGCCGAACCACCTGACGGGCGTTACGCCCGAGTCGGTGGTCGCGGCGGACGAAGCCGAGCAGGTGAAGGGCCGCGCGGTGGTCGTCAAGCGCCTCGAGCCGATTCTCGTCGAGGCGGTGGTGCGCGGCTATCTGGCCGGCAGCGGCTGGAAGGATTACCAGGCCACCGGTTCGGTGTGCGGCGTGCAACTGCCGCCGGGCCTGCAGAACGCGCAGAAACTGCCCGAGCCGATCTTCACGCCGGCCGCCAAGGCCGAAATGGGCCACCACGACGAAAACATCACCTACGACGAGATGGAACGCCGCATCGGCACCGAGCTGTCGGCCACGATCCGCGACATCTCGATCCGCCTGTACAAGGAAGCCGCCGATTACGCGGCCACGCGCGGCATCATCATCGCGGATACGAAGTTCGAATTCGGTCTGGATAACCACGGCAAGCTGTATCTGATGGACGAGGCGCTGACCGCCGATTCGTCACGCTTCTGGCCGGCGGATCAATACCAGGTGGGCACCAACCCGCCGTCGTTCGACAAGCAGTTCGTGCGCGACTGGCTCGAAACCCAGCCGTGGAAGAAAGAGCCGCCGGCACCCAAGCTGCCGGACGACGTGGTCACGAAAACGGGCGAGAAGTATCAGGAAGCGCTCGAACGCCTGACTGGGCACAAGCTCGACTGA
- the pyk gene encoding pyruvate kinase: MHRATKIVATIGPASSTPEILLQMIQAGLDVVRLNFSHGTADDHRQRAEFVRDAARQAGREVAIMADLQGPKIRVGKFENGKVTLVAGEPFVLDADCELGGQERAGLDYKDLPRDLKPGDVLLLNDGLIVLDVQRVIGNEIHTIVKIGGELSNNKGINRQGGGLSAPALTAKDMEDIRTAMSLGVDFIAVSFPKNATDMEMARQLANIAGAPYGIKPKMIAKIERAEAIPALQGILDASDGIMVARGDLAVEVGNAAVPALQKRMIRMARESNKFVITATQMMESMIHAPVPTRAEVSDVANAVLDGTDAVMLSAESAAGKYPVQTIETMAAICLEAEKSEQSELDKDFLDRTFTRIDQSIAMGALFTAYHLGAKAIVALTESGSTALWMSRHWSHVPIFALTPRVGSERAMALYRNVTSLHLDTNTDRDTALQQALETVVGKGYASRGDMVVLTVGEPMGQAGGTNTLKIVRVGEPY, encoded by the coding sequence ATGCATCGCGCCACCAAGATTGTCGCTACTATCGGTCCGGCTTCCAGCACGCCGGAAATCCTGCTGCAAATGATCCAGGCGGGGCTGGATGTGGTGCGGCTCAATTTCTCTCACGGCACGGCGGACGATCACCGCCAGCGCGCCGAATTCGTGCGCGACGCGGCCCGTCAGGCCGGCCGCGAAGTCGCCATCATGGCCGACCTGCAAGGCCCGAAAATCCGCGTCGGCAAGTTCGAGAACGGCAAGGTCACGCTGGTCGCCGGCGAACCGTTCGTGCTCGATGCCGATTGCGAACTCGGCGGTCAGGAACGCGCCGGTCTCGACTACAAGGATCTGCCGCGCGACCTGAAGCCGGGCGACGTGCTGCTGCTCAACGACGGCCTGATCGTGCTCGACGTGCAGCGCGTGATCGGCAACGAGATTCATACGATCGTGAAGATCGGCGGCGAGCTGTCGAACAACAAGGGCATCAACCGCCAGGGCGGCGGTCTGTCGGCGCCCGCGCTGACCGCGAAAGACATGGAAGACATCCGCACGGCGATGTCGCTCGGCGTCGACTTCATCGCGGTGTCGTTCCCGAAGAATGCAACCGACATGGAAATGGCCCGCCAGCTGGCCAACATCGCCGGCGCGCCGTACGGCATCAAGCCGAAGATGATCGCGAAGATCGAGCGCGCCGAGGCGATTCCGGCGCTGCAAGGCATCCTCGACGCATCGGACGGCATCATGGTCGCGCGTGGCGATCTGGCCGTCGAAGTCGGCAACGCGGCGGTGCCGGCGTTGCAAAAGCGCATGATCCGCATGGCGCGCGAGTCGAACAAGTTCGTGATCACCGCGACGCAGATGATGGAGTCGATGATTCACGCGCCGGTGCCGACCCGCGCGGAAGTGTCGGACGTCGCGAACGCGGTGCTCGACGGCACCGACGCGGTGATGCTGTCGGCGGAATCGGCGGCCGGCAAGTATCCGGTGCAGACGATCGAAACGATGGCGGCGATCTGCCTCGAAGCGGAGAAGTCCGAGCAGTCGGAACTCGACAAGGACTTCCTCGACCGCACGTTCACGCGGATCGACCAGTCGATCGCGATGGGTGCTTTGTTCACCGCCTATCACCTCGGCGCCAAGGCGATCGTCGCGCTGACCGAATCGGGTTCGACCGCGCTGTGGATGTCGCGCCACTGGTCCCATGTGCCGATCTTCGCACTGACGCCGCGCGTCGGCAGCGAGCGGGCGATGGCGCTGTATCGCAACGTGACGTCGCTGCATCTGGACACCAATACCGACCGTGACACCGCGCTGCAGCAGGCGCTGGAAACCGTGGTCGGCAAGGGTTACGCGTCGCGCGGCGACATGGTCGTGCTGACGGTCGGCGAGCCGATGGGCCAGGCCGGCGGCACCAACACGTTGAAGATCGTACGGGTCGGCGAACCGTACTGA
- a CDS encoding AzlD domain-containing protein — MTSTQIWLSIFGMTLVTALTRALFLIGGERTVLPERVQRMLRYAPAAALAAVVLPDVLTTPEGLSFAASNHEFYATLSGLAWFLWRRTMLGTIVTGMLVFTLLRLVM; from the coding sequence ATGACTTCCACGCAGATCTGGCTCTCCATCTTCGGCATGACCCTCGTCACCGCGCTCACGCGCGCGCTGTTCCTGATCGGCGGCGAGCGCACGGTGCTGCCCGAGCGCGTGCAGCGGATGCTGCGCTATGCGCCGGCCGCGGCGCTCGCCGCCGTGGTGCTGCCCGATGTGCTGACGACGCCCGAGGGGCTGTCGTTCGCGGCATCGAACCACGAGTTTTACGCGACGCTGTCCGGCCTCGCGTGGTTCCTGTGGCGCCGCACGATGCTCGGCACGATCGTGACCGGCATGCTCGTCTTCACGCTGCTGCGCCTCGTGATGTAA
- the purE gene encoding 5-(carboxyamino)imidazole ribonucleotide mutase — translation MSEAQTAHTHGAPVVGVLMGSSSDWEVMKNAVAILQEFGVPYEAKVVSAHRMPDEMFAYAESARERGIRAIIAGAGGAAHLPGMLAAKTTVPVLGVPVASKYLKGVDSLHSIVQMPKGVPVATFAIGEAGAANAALFAVSLLSGTSAEYADKLAAFRVRQNEAAHAMVLPAL, via the coding sequence ATGAGTGAAGCACAAACCGCCCATACGCATGGCGCGCCGGTCGTCGGCGTGCTGATGGGCTCCAGTTCCGACTGGGAAGTCATGAAAAACGCCGTCGCGATTCTGCAGGAATTCGGCGTGCCGTACGAGGCGAAGGTCGTGTCCGCGCATCGCATGCCCGACGAAATGTTCGCCTATGCTGAAAGCGCGCGCGAGCGCGGCATCCGCGCGATCATCGCAGGTGCCGGCGGCGCGGCGCACCTGCCGGGCATGCTGGCCGCGAAGACCACGGTGCCGGTGCTCGGCGTGCCGGTCGCGAGCAAGTATCTGAAGGGCGTCGATTCGCTGCATTCGATCGTGCAGATGCCCAAGGGCGTGCCGGTCGCGACGTTTGCGATCGGCGAGGCGGGTGCGGCGAACGCGGCGCTGTTCGCGGTGTCGCTGCTCTCCGGCACCAGCGCCGAATATGCCGACAAGCTCGCTGCATTCCGCGTGCGCCAGAACGAAGCGGCTCACGCAATGGTTTTGCCGGCGCTGTAA
- a CDS encoding SGNH/GDSL hydrolase family protein, giving the protein MNRTASKKHQWMRVTQIAVASAAFAALAACGGGGDDNNSSSSTPPGGVKLQIVSFGDSLSDVGTYMASVQANVGTGGGRFTTNPGEVWTQKVAEYYGDTLTPAYVGGFGQPLTAAGGLGYAQGGSRVDLQPGEGFAPNNLAATTVPITTQVGEYLAAHSSFNANQLVLMNGGANDIFIQAQAVSDAGTAAATQVLLGGGTPAAAQTAAAQASLAATPAALQAISVAATKFVGTVQQVVAAGATHVVVADVPDIAQTPQGLAAGAQGQALFNALVQTYNGTLQQGLASSKQVIYVSTFTWLDQTLANYQSLGFTVSNTGTACNLKSMSDSATAYATKNPGVLLPGQTAASFGSSFASSLFCSPQTYTVAGADQSYMFADLVHPTTHLYALFAQQVEKQIAASGLGK; this is encoded by the coding sequence ATGAATCGAACCGCTTCGAAGAAACATCAATGGATGCGCGTCACGCAGATCGCGGTGGCGAGCGCAGCGTTCGCCGCGCTCGCGGCATGCGGCGGTGGCGGCGATGACAACAATTCGAGCAGCAGCACGCCGCCCGGTGGCGTCAAGCTGCAGATCGTGTCGTTCGGCGACAGCCTGTCGGACGTCGGCACTTACATGGCGTCGGTGCAAGCCAACGTCGGCACCGGCGGCGGCCGCTTCACGACGAATCCGGGCGAAGTCTGGACGCAGAAGGTCGCCGAATACTATGGCGACACGCTGACCCCCGCCTACGTCGGCGGCTTCGGCCAGCCGCTCACCGCGGCCGGCGGCCTCGGTTACGCGCAAGGCGGCTCGCGGGTCGATCTGCAGCCGGGCGAAGGCTTCGCGCCGAACAACCTGGCCGCGACGACGGTGCCGATCACGACGCAGGTCGGCGAGTATCTGGCCGCGCACAGCAGCTTCAATGCGAACCAGCTCGTGCTGATGAACGGCGGCGCGAACGATATCTTCATTCAGGCGCAAGCGGTCTCGGATGCCGGGACGGCGGCGGCGACTCAGGTGCTGCTAGGCGGCGGCACGCCGGCGGCCGCGCAAACCGCGGCGGCACAGGCGTCGCTGGCGGCGACGCCGGCAGCGCTGCAGGCGATCAGCGTCGCGGCAACGAAGTTCGTCGGTACGGTCCAGCAGGTGGTCGCGGCCGGCGCGACGCATGTGGTGGTCGCGGACGTGCCCGATATCGCGCAGACGCCGCAGGGCCTCGCGGCCGGTGCGCAGGGCCAGGCGCTCTTCAACGCGCTGGTTCAGACCTACAACGGCACGCTGCAGCAGGGGCTGGCGTCGAGCAAGCAGGTCATCTACGTGAGCACGTTCACGTGGCTGGACCAGACGCTGGCGAACTATCAGTCGCTCGGTTTCACGGTGTCGAACACGGGCACCGCGTGTAACCTGAAGTCGATGTCCGACAGCGCGACCGCTTACGCGACGAAGAACCCGGGCGTGCTGCTGCCGGGCCAGACGGCGGCGTCGTTCGGCAGCTCGTTCGCATCGTCGCTGTTCTGCTCGCCGCAGACCTATACGGTGGCCGGCGCGGATCAGAGCTACATGTTCGCGGACCTCGTGCATCCGACCACGCATCTGTATGCGCTGTTCGCGCAGCAGGTCGAGAAGCAGATCGCGGCAAGCGGGCTTGGGAAGTAA
- the fba gene encoding class II fructose-bisphosphate aldolase (catalyzes the reversible aldol condensation of dihydroxyacetonephosphate and glyceraldehyde 3-phosphate in the Calvin cycle, glycolysis, and/or gluconeogenesis), whose amino-acid sequence MPLVSMRQLLDHAAEHGYGLPAFNVNNLEQVQAIMAAADKVNAPVIMQASAGARKYAGEPFLRHLIEAAVESYPHIPVVMHQDHGQSPAVCMAAIRSGFTSVMMDGSLEADGKSVATYEYNVEVSRKVVEAAHSIGVTVEAELGVLGSLETMKGDKEDGHGAEGTMTREQLLTDPEQAADFVKLTQCDALAIAIGTSHGAYKFSKKPTGDILSIQRIKEIHQRIPNTHLVMHGSSSVPQELLAEIREFGGDMKETYGVPVEEIQEGIRNGVRKVNIDTDLRLAITGAIRRYMATNPGKFDPRDYLKPAREAAMKVCIDRYTQFGCEGQAGKIKPVSLDKIAEKYKSGEFAQVVR is encoded by the coding sequence ATGCCTCTCGTATCAATGCGTCAACTGCTGGACCATGCCGCCGAACACGGCTACGGCCTTCCGGCATTCAACGTGAACAATCTGGAGCAGGTGCAGGCGATCATGGCTGCCGCCGACAAGGTCAACGCCCCGGTGATCATGCAGGCGTCGGCCGGCGCGCGTAAGTACGCGGGCGAGCCGTTCCTGCGTCACCTGATCGAAGCAGCGGTCGAGTCGTATCCGCATATTCCGGTCGTGATGCACCAGGACCACGGCCAGTCGCCGGCAGTCTGCATGGCGGCGATCCGCAGCGGCTTCACCAGCGTGATGATGGACGGTTCGCTGGAAGCCGACGGCAAGTCGGTCGCAACGTACGAGTACAACGTCGAAGTGTCGCGCAAGGTCGTCGAAGCGGCGCACTCGATCGGCGTCACGGTCGAGGCCGAACTGGGCGTGCTCGGTTCGCTCGAAACGATGAAGGGCGACAAGGAAGACGGTCATGGCGCCGAAGGCACGATGACGCGCGAGCAACTGCTGACCGATCCGGAGCAGGCCGCCGACTTCGTCAAGCTGACCCAGTGCGACGCGCTGGCCATCGCGATCGGCACGTCGCACGGCGCCTACAAGTTCAGCAAGAAGCCGACCGGAGATATCCTGTCGATCCAGCGCATCAAGGAAATCCATCAGCGCATTCCGAACACGCACCTCGTGATGCACGGTTCGTCGTCGGTGCCGCAGGAACTGCTCGCGGAAATCCGCGAATTCGGCGGCGACATGAAGGAAACCTATGGCGTGCCGGTCGAGGAAATCCAGGAAGGTATCCGTAACGGCGTGCGCAAGGTCAACATCGACACCGACCTGCGTCTGGCGATCACGGGCGCGATTCGCCGCTACATGGCGACCAACCCGGGCAAGTTCGATCCGCGCGATTATCTGAAGCCGGCGCGCGAAGCGGCGATGAAGGTGTGTATCGACCGCTACACGCAATTCGGCTGCGAAGGCCAGGCTGGCAAGATCAAGCCGGTTTCGCTTGATAAAATCGCGGAGAAGTACAAGTCGGGCGAGTTCGCGCAAGTCGTCCGCTAA
- a CDS encoding 5-(carboxyamino)imidazole ribonucleotide synthase, which translates to MNPDNSPVSPILPGAWLGMVGGGQLGRMFCFAAQAMGYRVAVLDPDETSPAGTVADRHLRAAYDDEAALTELARLCAAVSTEFENVPAASLDFLAKTTFVSPAGRCVAVAQDRIAEKRFIAGSGVTVAPHVVIESSDALAALADDALEAVLPGILKTARMGYDGKGQIRVRNAEEVREAHASLGGVPCVLEKRLPLKFEVSALIARAASGASAVYPLAQNTHRNGVLSHTIVPAPDATPALVRQAQQAALQIADKLGYVGVLCVEFFILEDGSLVANEMAPRPHNSGHYTVDACATSQFEQQVRAMTGMPLGDTRQHSPAVMLNILGDVWFPDGPKRAAVTPPWHEVAAMPAARLHLYGKEEARCGRKMGHVNFTAPTLEEARTAARDCARLLHIATS; encoded by the coding sequence ATGAACCCAGACAACTCACCGGTTTCACCGATTCTGCCCGGCGCATGGCTTGGCATGGTCGGTGGCGGCCAGCTCGGCCGCATGTTCTGCTTTGCCGCCCAGGCGATGGGCTACCGCGTCGCCGTGCTCGACCCGGACGAAACCAGTCCGGCCGGCACGGTTGCCGACCGCCATCTGCGCGCGGCCTACGACGACGAAGCGGCGCTGACCGAACTCGCGCGGCTGTGCGCGGCGGTGTCGACCGAATTCGAGAACGTGCCCGCCGCGAGTCTCGATTTCCTCGCGAAGACCACCTTCGTGAGCCCGGCGGGCCGATGCGTCGCGGTCGCGCAGGACCGGATCGCCGAGAAACGCTTTATCGCGGGCTCGGGCGTGACGGTCGCGCCGCACGTCGTGATCGAGTCGTCGGATGCGCTTGCCGCGCTTGCTGATGACGCGCTCGAAGCCGTGCTGCCGGGCATTCTGAAGACCGCTCGCATGGGTTACGACGGCAAAGGCCAGATTCGCGTGCGCAACGCCGAGGAAGTGCGCGAGGCGCATGCGTCGCTCGGCGGCGTGCCGTGCGTACTGGAAAAGCGCCTGCCGCTGAAGTTCGAGGTGTCGGCGCTGATCGCGCGCGCGGCAAGCGGGGCATCGGCCGTCTATCCGCTCGCGCAGAATACGCACCGCAACGGCGTGTTGTCGCACACGATCGTGCCGGCGCCGGACGCGACGCCCGCGCTGGTCCGCCAGGCGCAGCAGGCCGCGCTGCAGATCGCCGACAAGCTCGGCTACGTCGGCGTGCTGTGCGTCGAATTCTTCATTCTCGAAGACGGTTCGCTGGTCGCCAACGAAATGGCGCCGCGCCCGCACAACTCCGGCCACTACACGGTCGACGCTTGCGCGACGAGCCAGTTCGAGCAGCAGGTGCGCGCGATGACCGGCATGCCGCTCGGCGACACGCGCCAGCATTCGCCGGCGGTGATGCTGAACATCCTCGGCGACGTGTGGTTTCCGGACGGCCCGAAGCGCGCGGCGGTCACGCCACCGTGGCACGAAGTCGCGGCAATGCCGGCCGCGCGGCTGCATCTGTACGGCAAGGAAGAGGCGCGTTGCGGCCGCAAGATGGGGCACGTGAACTTCACCGCGCCGACGCTCGAAGAAGCCCGCACCGCGGCGCGCGATTGCGCGCGGCTGCTGCATATCGCCACCAGCTGA
- a CDS encoding sterol desaturase family protein has protein sequence MQFDAELLLLAMAPVFLACIGWEAWHVRRTRPDARLYSWRDTLCNAALALMQQAADKLAWLAIIPVYAFFYTHYRIHTWQPGWLSFVVLFIAQDLLYYVFHRCSHRVRWLWAAHVVHHSSERMNFSTAFRQSLMYPVAGMWVFWIPLAILGFAPQQIVAIVLINLGFQFFVHTQMIGKLGWLEYVFNTPSIHRVHHARNDRYIDRNYAGVLVIWDRLFGSYVDEDPREAPVYGIVEPLHTYNPLKATFHEWKSMAADFSSARGWHDKWRALFAPPAWATAYHARRIGLAAGLQAGFETRLHAPTHALSGLESGSRFGQRDQSGNR, from the coding sequence ATGCAATTCGATGCCGAATTGCTGCTGCTCGCCATGGCGCCCGTCTTTCTCGCCTGCATCGGCTGGGAGGCGTGGCACGTGCGACGCACGCGCCCCGACGCACGGCTCTATAGCTGGCGCGACACGCTGTGCAATGCCGCGCTCGCGCTGATGCAGCAGGCCGCCGACAAGCTCGCGTGGCTCGCGATCATCCCTGTCTACGCTTTTTTCTACACGCATTACCGCATCCATACATGGCAGCCCGGCTGGCTGTCGTTCGTCGTGCTGTTCATCGCGCAGGACCTGCTCTATTACGTGTTTCACCGCTGTAGTCACCGCGTGCGCTGGCTGTGGGCCGCGCACGTCGTGCATCACTCGTCGGAGCGGATGAATTTTTCGACCGCGTTCCGTCAGAGCCTGATGTATCCGGTCGCCGGCATGTGGGTGTTCTGGATTCCGCTCGCGATACTCGGCTTCGCGCCACAGCAGATCGTCGCGATCGTGCTGATCAATCTCGGCTTCCAGTTCTTCGTGCACACGCAGATGATCGGCAAGCTCGGCTGGCTCGAATACGTGTTCAACACGCCGTCGATCCATCGCGTGCATCACGCGCGCAACGATCGCTACATCGATCGCAACTACGCCGGCGTATTGGTGATCTGGGATCGCCTGTTCGGCAGCTACGTCGATGAAGATCCGCGCGAGGCGCCGGTCTACGGCATCGTCGAGCCGCTTCATACGTACAACCCGTTGAAGGCGACGTTTCACGAATGGAAGTCGATGGCCGCGGATTTTTCGAGCGCGCGCGGCTGGCACGACAAATGGCGCGCGTTGTTCGCACCGCCCGCATGGGCCACCGCTTATCACGCGCGGCGCATCGGGTTGGCAGCAGGGTTGCAGGCAGGATTTGAAACGCGCTTGCACGCGCCGACGCACGCGCTTTCTGGTTTGGAGTCAGGCAGCAGGTTTGGGCAACGCGATCAGTCGGGCAACCGGTAA
- a CDS encoding L-threonylcarbamoyladenylate synthase, producing MPDQQKPAEAAASAVSAFGVSAAQIEHAAALLDAGELVAFPTETVYGLGGDAENPDAVARIYAAKGRPANHPVIVHLAPHGDPNYWVEHLPADAQRLIDAFWPGPLTLILKRAARIPAAVSGGQDSVGLRCPSHPVAQALLDAFSALRGGHGGVAAPSANRFGHVSPTTAQHVRDEFGGAIHVLDGGASDVGIESTILDLSRGFPALLRPGRVTPQDIADVLGEAPRLPDGSDASAPRASGTLKAHYAPRTPLALLPFDELEPLLAVREAGERVALVARASRAGQWAEAEGVHFVAAPEDPHVYARELYGLLRALDRANVTRILIEKLPDTIEWIAVNDRLGRAAAAFEAQG from the coding sequence ATGCCGGATCAACAGAAACCCGCCGAAGCCGCCGCCAGTGCCGTAAGTGCGTTCGGCGTCAGCGCCGCGCAGATCGAGCACGCGGCCGCGCTCCTCGACGCGGGTGAGCTGGTCGCGTTTCCGACGGAGACCGTCTACGGTCTCGGCGGTGATGCCGAGAACCCGGACGCAGTCGCGCGCATTTACGCGGCGAAGGGCAGACCGGCCAATCATCCGGTCATCGTGCATCTCGCGCCGCACGGCGACCCGAACTATTGGGTCGAGCATTTGCCGGCGGACGCGCAGCGCCTGATCGACGCGTTCTGGCCCGGGCCGCTCACGCTGATTCTGAAGCGTGCCGCGCGGATTCCGGCGGCGGTCAGCGGCGGGCAGGATTCGGTGGGGCTGCGCTGCCCTTCGCATCCGGTCGCGCAGGCGCTGCTCGATGCGTTTAGCGCGTTGCGCGGCGGGCACGGCGGCGTGGCCGCGCCGTCCGCGAACCGCTTCGGGCACGTGAGTCCGACCACCGCGCAGCATGTGCGCGACGAGTTCGGCGGCGCGATTCATGTGCTCGACGGCGGCGCGTCGGATGTCGGGATCGAATCGACGATTCTGGATCTGTCGCGCGGCTTTCCGGCGTTGCTCAGACCGGGTCGCGTGACGCCGCAGGATATCGCCGACGTGCTCGGTGAGGCGCCGCGTCTGCCCGATGGATCGGATGCAAGCGCGCCACGTGCATCGGGCACGCTGAAGGCGCATTACGCGCCGCGTACGCCGCTTGCGTTGCTGCCGTTCGATGAACTCGAGCCGCTGCTTGCGGTGCGCGAGGCAGGCGAACGTGTTGCGCTGGTCGCGCGCGCATCGCGTGCCGGGCAGTGGGCCGAGGCCGAAGGCGTGCATTTCGTCGCCGCACCGGAAGACCCGCACGTCTATGCCCGCGAGCTATATGGCTTGCTGCGGGCGCTCGACCGCGCGAACGTAACGCGGATTCTGATCGAGAAGCTGCCGGACACGATCGAATGGATCGCGGTCAACGACCGGTTGGGGCGCGCGGCCGCGGCTTTCGAGGCGCAGGGCTGA
- a CDS encoding phosphoglycerate kinase: protein MNKVLRLSDLIAEGKLSGQRVFIRADLNVPQDDQGNITEDTRIRASVPAIKAALDAGAAVMVTSHLGRPTEGDFKPEDSLAPVAKRLAELLGRDVPLVANWVENGVNVAPGSVVLLENCRVNKGEKKDSDELAQKMAKLCDIYVNDAFGTAHRAEATTHGIAKYAPVACAGPLLAAELEALGQALGAPKRPLVAIVAGSKVSTKLTILKSLADKVDQLIVGGGIANTFMLAAGLKIGKSLAEADLVAEAKAIIDAAKARGASVPIPTDVVTAKEFSATAKAEIKAVADVEDDDMILDIGPQTAQALAAQLEKAGTVVWNGPVGVFEFDQFGNGTKTLADAIARSSAFSIAGGGDTLAAIAKYGIHDQVSYISTGGGAFLEFLEGKKLPALEVLESRA, encoded by the coding sequence ATGAACAAGGTATTGCGTCTCTCCGACCTGATCGCCGAAGGCAAGCTGTCCGGTCAACGCGTGTTCATCCGCGCCGATCTGAACGTGCCGCAGGACGACCAAGGCAACATTACCGAAGACACCCGTATCCGCGCCTCCGTGCCGGCCATCAAGGCCGCGCTCGACGCCGGCGCCGCCGTGATGGTCACGTCGCATCTGGGCCGTCCCACCGAAGGCGATTTCAAGCCGGAAGACTCGCTCGCGCCGGTCGCCAAACGGCTCGCCGAGCTGCTCGGCCGCGACGTGCCGCTGGTCGCGAACTGGGTCGAAAATGGCGTGAACGTCGCGCCGGGTTCGGTCGTACTGCTCGAAAACTGCCGCGTCAACAAGGGCGAAAAGAAGGATTCCGACGAGCTCGCGCAGAAAATGGCGAAGCTTTGCGACATCTACGTGAACGACGCGTTCGGCACCGCGCACCGCGCCGAAGCCACCACGCACGGCATCGCGAAATACGCGCCGGTCGCCTGCGCGGGTCCGCTGCTCGCCGCCGAACTCGAAGCGCTCGGCCAGGCGCTCGGCGCGCCGAAGCGTCCGCTCGTCGCGATCGTCGCCGGCTCGAAGGTGTCGACCAAGCTGACGATCCTGAAATCGCTCGCCGACAAGGTCGATCAGCTGATCGTCGGCGGCGGCATCGCCAACACGTTCATGCTGGCCGCCGGCCTGAAGATCGGCAAATCGCTCGCCGAAGCCGATCTGGTCGCCGAAGCGAAGGCGATCATCGACGCCGCGAAGGCCCGCGGCGCCTCGGTGCCGATTCCGACCGACGTGGTCACGGCCAAGGAGTTTTCGGCGACCGCCAAGGCTGAAATCAAGGCCGTTGCCGACGTCGAGGACGACGACATGATTCTCGACATCGGCCCGCAGACCGCGCAGGCGCTCGCCGCGCAGTTGGAAAAAGCCGGCACGGTCGTGTGGAACGGCCCGGTCGGCGTGTTCGAATTCGACCAGTTCGGCAACGGCACGAAGACGCTCGCGGACGCGATCGCGCGCTCGTCGGCATTCTCGATCGCCGGCGGCGGCGATACGCTCGCGGCAATCGCCAAGTACGGCATCCACGATCAGGTCAGTTATATCTCGACGGGCGGCGGCGCCTTCCTCGAATTCCTCGAGGGCAAGAAGCTGCCGGCGCTCGAAGTTCTGGAATCGCGGGCTTAA